A genomic region of Dunckerocampus dactyliophorus isolate RoL2022-P2 chromosome 8, RoL_Ddac_1.1, whole genome shotgun sequence contains the following coding sequences:
- the mych gene encoding myelocytomatosis oncogene homolog, whose product MLQSVAQSQDWLYSDPLFFDEEFCQSLMKDLQSLPTPPQSPPLKVGLSGDGKPLSKGDQLSYVSDILLEDQDMQLNWNCAFFHSDGAEKDRVSTGGPPSPLEESGEDGLWKCLAPDKSLEEKLVSSMLGSSPLLSDIDTSIFEGLAGSTLDCQTLMETQEPSEATSDYGSTGGELSTYSSSDSEEEIDVVTVGRCSSSPPTELSARQQKQDEKQRALQRHHLEIQQQHNYAAPRPASPPPSSSNKRSRGGDGLSRPSHSSRSYYSSPSTRYHNHHREQQSSRSSAETEDEEERRRTHNVMERQRRNELKNCFVRLRDNVPELSHNDKASKVVILKKARDCIYGLEDHAFRLQAKRDKLRAKQEELKARLEQLRR is encoded by the exons ATGTTGCAAAGTGTTGCTCAGTCGCAAGACTGGCTTTACTCGGACCCACTGTTCTTTGATGAAGAGTTCTGCCAAAGTTTGATGAAGGACCTTCAGTCCCTACCGACACCCCCCCAGTCGCCCCCACTGAAGGTGGGTCTGAGTGGTGACGGCAAGCCTCTCTCCAAGGGTGACCAGCTGAGCTACGTGTCGGACATCCTGCTGGAAGACCAAGACATGCAACTCAATTGGAATTGCGCCTTCTTCCATTCGGACGGAGCCGAGAAAGACAGGGTGTCCACCGGGGGGCCACCTTCCCCTCTGGAGGAGAGCGGCGAGGACGGGCTGTGGAAGTGCCTGGCCCCGGACAAGAGCCTGGAGGAGAAGCTGGTGTCCTCCATGCTGGGCTCCAGCCCACTGCTGTCTGACATCGACACCAGCATCTTTGAGGGGCTGGCCGGGTCCACACTGGACTGCCAGACCCTAATGGAGACCCAGGAGCCCAGCGAGGCCACTTCGGACTACGGCTCGACAGGCGGCGAGCTGTCCACGTACTCGTCCAGCGACTCAG AGGAGGAAATCGACGTGGTGACGGTGGGGCGCTGCTCCTCCAGCCCCCCCACAGAGCTCTCGGCCCGCCAGCAGAAGCAGGATGAGAAGCAGCGTGCTCTCCAGCGCCACCACCTCGAgatccagcagcagcacaactACGCCGCGCCGCGCCCGGCTTCCCCGCCGCCTTCCTCATCCAACAAGCGTTCGCGTGGTGGCGACGGGCTCTCGCGCCCCTCTCACTCCTCCCGCAGCTACTACTCCTCGCCGTCCACACGCTACCACAACCACCACAGGGAGCAGCAATCATCCCGGAGCTCTGCGGAGACGGAGGACGAGGAAGAGCGCCGCAGGACGCACAACGTGATGGAGCGTCAGCGGCGCAACGAGCTGAAGAACTGCTTTGTACGGCTGCGCGACAACGTGCCTGAGCTGTCGCACAATGACAAGGCATCCAAGGTGGTGATCCTGAAGAAGGCCAGAGACTGCATCTACGGCCTGGAGGACCACGCCTTCAGGTTGCAGGCCAAACGAGACAAACTTCGAGCCAAACAGGAAGAACTGAAAGCCAGACTGGAGCAGCTCCGCAGGTAA
- the LOC129186487 gene encoding transcriptional regulator Myc-A-like yields the protein MYITEEGMEEMPYVCSFFDEEFCQSLMKDLQSLPTPPQCLSMKVGLCGGGGKPLSKGDQLSYVSDILLEDQDTQLNWNCSFFHSDDAEKDRVSTEGPPSTLEESSEDGLWKCLAPDKSLEEKLVSSMLGSSPLLSDIDTSIFEGLAGSMLDCQNLMETQEPSEATSDYGTTDCELSNDSSSDSEEEIDVVTVGHCSSSPPAERWARQQKEDEKQRALQRHHLEIQQQHNYAAPRPASPSPSSFNKHSRGGDRLSRPSHSSCSYYSSPSTHYHNHHREKRSFRSSAETEDEEERRRTHNVMERQRRNELKNCFVRLRDNVPELLHYDKASKVVILKKARDCIYGLEDHAFRLQAKQDKLRAKQEELKTRLEQLRR from the exons ATGTATATTACGGAAGAAGGCATGGAGGAAATGCCTTATGTCTGTTCCTTTTTTGATGAAGAGTTCTGCCAGAGTTTGATGAAGGACCTACAGTCCCTACCGACTCCCCCCCAGTGTCTTTCCATGAAGGTGGGCCTGTGCGGTGGTGGCGGCAAGCCTCTCTCCAAGGGTGACCAGCTGAGCTACGTGTCGGACATCCTGCTGGAGGACCAAGACACGCAACTCAATTGGAACTGCTCATTCTTCCACTCGGATGACGCAGAGAAGGACAGGGTGTCCACCGAGGGGCCACCCTCAACTCTGGAGGAGAGCAGCGAGGATGGGCTGTGGAAGTGCCTGGCCCCGGACAAGAGCCTGGAGGAGAAGCTGGTGTCCTCCATGCTGGGCTCCAGCCCACTGCTGTCTGACATCGACACCAGCATCTTTGAGGGGCTGGCCGGGTCCATGCTGGACTGCCAGAACCTGATGGAGACCCAGGAGCCCAGCGAGGCCACGTCGGACTACGGAACGACTGACTGTGAGCTGTCTAATGACTCGTCCAGCGACTCGG AGGAAGAGATAGATGTGGTGACGGTGGGGCACTGCTCCTCCAGCCCCCCCGCGGAGCGCTGGGCCCGCCAGCAGAAGGAGGATGAGAAGCAGCGCGCTCTCCAGCGCCACCACCTCGAgatccagcagcagcacaactATGCCGCTCCTCGCCCGGCTTCTCCGTCGCCTTCCTCATTCAACAAGCACTCACGAGGCGGCGACAGGCTCTCGCGCCCTTCTCACTCCTCCTGCAGCTACTACTCCTCACCGTCCACGCACTACCACAACCACCACAGGGAGAAGCGCTCGTTCCGGAGCTCTGCGGAgacggaggacgaggaggagcgGCGGCGGACGCACAACGTGATGGAGCGCCAGCGACGCAACGAGCTGAAGAACTGCTTTGTACGGCTGCGCGACAACGTGCCCGAACTGTTGCACTATGACAAGGCGTCCAAGGTGGTGATCCTGAAGAAGGCCAGAGACTGCATCTACGGCCTGGAGGACCACGCCTTCAGGTTGCAGGCCAAACAGGACAAACTTCGAGCCAAACAGGAAGAACTGAAAACCAGACTGGAGCAGCTCCGCAGGTAA
- the romo1 gene encoding reactive oxygen species modulator 1, whose amino-acid sequence MPVAVGPYGQTQPSCFDRVKMGFMMGFAVGMAAGAMFGTFSCLRIGMRGRELMGGVGKTMMQSGGTFGTFMAIGMGIRC is encoded by the exons ATGCCCGTTGCTGTCGGACCATACGGGCAGACCCAGCCCAGCTGTTTCGACCGGGTCAAGATGGGTTTCATGATGGGCTTTGCTGTTGGAATGGCAGCAGGTGCCATGTTTGGTACTTTCTCCTGTCTCAG AATTGGAATGCGAGGACGGGAGCTAATGGGAGGAGTTGGGAAGACCATGATGCAGAGCGGGGGTACGTTTGGCACTTTCATGGCCATTGGGATGGGCATCCGCTGCTGA